The following proteins are co-located in the uncultured Draconibacterium sp. genome:
- the pyrI gene encoding aspartate carbamoyltransferase regulatory subunit, with protein sequence MNENNKKKLKLKVSAIKDGTVIDHIPAKNLFKVITILGLDKIDNQITFGTNLDSKKLGAKAIIKVSDLFFEDNEINKIALIAPHAKLNIIRDYEVVEKKIVVTPEKIVGIAKCFNPKCITNNEKITTCFKVISKEPIALKCKYCEKITSDDEIVML encoded by the coding sequence ATGAACGAGAATAACAAAAAGAAACTAAAGCTGAAAGTTAGCGCCATCAAGGATGGAACAGTTATTGATCATATACCGGCCAAAAATTTGTTTAAGGTAATCACCATTTTAGGGTTAGATAAAATAGATAACCAAATAACATTTGGAACAAACCTCGACAGCAAAAAACTTGGTGCAAAAGCAATCATTAAAGTTTCCGATCTATTTTTTGAAGACAACGAAATAAATAAAATTGCCCTGATTGCTCCGCATGCAAAACTGAATATTATTCGCGATTACGAAGTTGTAGAGAAAAAAATTGTAGTTACACCAGAAAAAATTGTAGGAATTGCAAAGTGTTTTAATCCGAAGTGCATTACCAATAACGAAAAGATAACCACTTGTTTTAAAGTGATTTCGAAAGAACCCATTGCATTAAAATGTAAGTATTGCGAAAAAATTACTTCCGATGATGAGATTGTAATGTTGTAA
- the pyrB gene encoding aspartate carbamoyltransferase, which translates to MKKDLISITDFSKEEYLRIMELAADFEKNPNQELLKGKVVASLFFEPSTRTRLSFETAINRLGGRIVGFADPDSSSATKGETLHDTIKMVSNYADLIVIRHPLEGAARYAAEVSSVPVINAGDGANQHPTQTLLDLYSILKTQGTLDNLNLFMVGDLKYGRTVHSLLQAMSEFENPIFNFIAPPVLQMPRAYKHHLQEKGIRYFEHEEFTDIISEADIIYMTRVQKERFSDPIEYEKVKNVYILKNAMLANTKPNVRILHPLPRVNEISTDVDNNEKAYYFEQALNGVYTREAIIAHTMNLI; encoded by the coding sequence ATGAAGAAGGATTTAATTTCAATTACAGATTTCTCGAAAGAAGAATATCTGAGAATTATGGAACTGGCAGCCGATTTTGAAAAAAATCCAAACCAGGAGTTACTGAAGGGAAAAGTTGTTGCTTCCCTTTTTTTTGAGCCGTCAACACGTACTCGTTTGAGTTTCGAAACAGCCATCAATCGTTTGGGGGGACGAATCGTTGGTTTTGCCGATCCGGATAGTTCGAGTGCCACAAAAGGCGAAACTTTGCACGACACCATTAAAATGGTTAGCAATTATGCCGACCTGATAGTAATACGTCATCCATTGGAAGGAGCAGCACGTTATGCCGCCGAAGTTTCGAGTGTTCCGGTAATAAATGCCGGCGATGGCGCCAATCAGCATCCAACACAAACATTACTCGATTTATATTCCATTTTAAAAACACAGGGTACACTCGACAACCTAAATCTGTTTATGGTGGGCGACCTAAAATACGGACGAACAGTTCACTCTTTGCTTCAGGCTATGTCTGAATTCGAAAATCCGATTTTTAACTTTATTGCACCACCGGTTTTGCAAATGCCGCGTGCCTACAAACATCATCTTCAGGAAAAAGGTATTCGGTATTTTGAGCACGAAGAATTTACCGACATTATTTCGGAAGCTGACATCATTTACATGACCCGTGTTCAAAAAGAACGTTTTTCTGATCCGATAGAATACGAAAAAGTAAAAAATGTGTACATCCTGAAAAATGCGATGCTTGCCAACACTAAACCAAATGTGAGGATATTACACCCACTGCCGCGTGTAAACGAAATTAGCACTGATGTTGACAACAACGAAAAAGCATACTACTTTGAACAGGCACTAAATGGTGTTTATACCCGCGAAGCAATTATTGCCCACACTATGAACCTTATATAA